ACCAATTTGCAGGTCCCGAGAAGACGAAAACTAGCCCTCCACCCTCACAATACATGGAATCCTAAGTGAGAGAATGGAAGCTTGAttggtaagaaaaattatatacttGGCAGCTGTATACAGGGGCAATACTTAGTTGCCAGTATATTACAGGAACTTGAACCGGTCCTTGTGTCATTACTTTAACCATATGCATTTTAACtgtcttatttcttttaaattcagCACAGGGTGTAATCGTAGACAAAGTTTTAGGGTTGTTTAATTGGTTTTGTATGATCATCTTAGTTGACATTGCCCCAAGGATTGATGGGTACCATTATCGGTCGTCTAAAGGTTTTTTCAATAATACTAGAAACGGTAAGAGGCGACTGCTGAACAGGAATATAGGATGGATTATTATACTACTTGTACATGTTATACTGTTGTTGATCATATCAATACATATCCCTTTGTCTAGTTCTTTGTCAGTACACTTTGATTACATGCCCAATAGTTTTGGAAATTGGGAACTTTGGCTCTTTTTCAGTCACATCTTCCACTCtcctattatttattatatgaaaattaaaggattttattaatatatgtagctaaaatttctcatcttattttatttcatcattacaactttcacaaattcctacgcaaaatataataaacaattcaacattttcaaattccaaaagaaaactaacattaaaaaattatattataataatattttattcaactttaaaaagatatctcatctcattttatcttatctatgTAACCAAACAGGCTATTAAATGGAATTATGGGTCTAATCGGTCTGGTTTGGTCCTATTTTGGATAGTTTTTAGAATCGAATTGGTATATATTggtttttgagatttgaaaaattgataCCGCATTAGTAACACTGCAAAATTGATACTTCTGGTTTTATCGATTCCGATCGGGTTTTTTCGGTTTTAGTATAGTATTATTGGATTATATAGTTAGTGTAACTCTATTATAGTAATAtggtgatatagtattagtattagtattagtgaatatatatagtgatatagtatttgattatgtatgttagtgataatatgCTAGTGAGAATATATTAATGtcgaatttatttatatatttgattatatatgttagtgataatatgTTTGGTTacatatatgttagtgataatatgATGGTTAGATACACTTTTTATATGAGTGTATGATCAAATATAtagaaatgtatttataaaaaagaatatatgttataatttattatgctataaaatgtatttatccttgatatatatagtttatgttaataacatatgatcatatgtttgtgtttaaaattaaaattttattacattaattttattttataaaattaaaatttttaatgacaatgttatataaaatgttatattaattatatgttattagattattattatacatgaataataagattttaaaatttaatgttatattaattagaaatttagcatataatataaaattatataaattatatataatataaaaaaatcatataaaaaattaaatatatatatatacgaactGGTCTGTTCGGTTCGTTTTGgtgttagaaaaaagaaaattagaattgGACTGGTTTAGaaggttttgagaaaaatgaaactgTATCAAACTTGACTAAACCTACCGGTTTactggtttatttttttttcaaccccCAAGGGCATGTCTAGAATATAAACCAAGGGCATGTCTGGAATATAAACTAAGGGCATGTCTAGACGCTTTaagtatctcaaaattttgtgactagtagtgaaataatttgattgaaaatgttttattagattttgagaaatgagatagaaaaagttgaataaaaatatattttaaaataagtattgtattggagtttgtgaaattgaatatataaaaaaaatatttaattgtaattttttaatattatttttattttgaagtttgtaaaaaattatattgaattcTATATTTGAggaataattatataataattagagcTTTACTGGAGACAAAAGAATTTGTAGCAGTATTTCATTTCAttggggaaaaataaaataaaaaatcaagagCTAAGAATAGATGAGAAGCAGCAGAATGAGAAAGACCCAAATTTGAGATAAATGATTAGCAAAGAGATTAATCAAAAGTTAAACCACAAAAATTTCACACTCAATCCCTACCTACGTTTTTTATTACATTAAACTGCATCTCAAACAGAGGGAAGAAAGAGTTAAATGGAGCTGATTTTGAGTGCAAAAAGAACCAACCTGCCATTGTCTTtatatatctttttcttttcaagtcaATATTTTTCTGCTTTCTGAAGTGTATTTACCatatatttgaattatttacggatatttcttttatatatatatatatattattttaaagtatattGAATCATTTCAATATTCATTAAGATGATCTTTTCTATAGAACTTAAAGCAATTCTTACTgagaaaatttacaaaaatcaaGAACCAAATTGACAACATCAAAAATTCTAAGGATAAAAAACATTATAGTGCAACATAGGGGTGCTGCCAGCCCTATATGGTTTGATGCCACCATCTTGCACCCTGTCTCCTCCTGTATCTCTAACCATCTGCATTTGCTTGCTGAGTGGGTAGTTGATGTCACTATCATCTTGTCACCCAGCCCGACGACACATTTTTCACATGAAAAATCCAACAGATTGCACatatattcaaatttttgtacaaataTAAAGATTGCAACCCTACTAGCCATGACTGCGGTCTTGGATCATATAAAACTCACAAACCCACGATCGAAGCTCTAGGTCATAAAGCTCAAACCCATGACAACTGTGATTTTACTGTCGTAGACTACGGTTTGGCTATGATCCATGAGAATGGGAGAGAGAAGTCATGCTgagatgaggaggaggaagagaaaaagaagagaagagaaatgagagagaagagaggacAATGAATCGTGGGGTCATTGTGGTGTGAAAGGAAGGGGGAGAAGAGAAGAGGAGATGAAGGGAATcgcgagagagaggagaggaggTGAAGCCATGGAGAGGAACGAGATAAataagaggagagagaaaaatgagtcttaatttttttaaagaagtttaTAGGCAAGCAAGTTAAATTTTAGGCGAGTGGTTATCCACCTGCTCCGcccatttatgtttttatgagtaATGAACCGCACCCACACCCAcctgagtaatactatatattacactaCTATTTCACTTACAtctcactatatataatatgacgtatttatcattatttaataataaaaaaatatataataaatgatcatttaatgatgataaatatattatattttacttaataagatGTAAATGTGATggtagtataatatataaaatttttccacTCGCAATCGAGATATACTGACTGCATTGATGGGTTAGGTTGTAGGGCCTGCTACCCAACCTTagtataaaatcataaatacttAAATGGATTATGCTTTATACTacacttatatttaattattatattttatatattgattcAGTATTATCCAACTTTTgtatcaatttttatattttaacgtAAAGTAATGATTTGCATAagtcataaatatataaatctggCTGAGGCCCTTTATAAAAACAAGTGAGCCACAccataagaaacatatatatataaaataactattttatggGCTCAAATTATTACTTAACATTACTTTTTAacagaataaatttaaaaatgaataaatacaacTCTTGTGCAAATCATACTCTTTATTTACTTGacatgacaatttttttttttatttttagtttaataagataagatgagataattttaaattaaagttgaatattaaataaaatattattttttaatatttttattatttaaaattaaaaaaataagttatttattatatattttaaaattttaaaaaaaattataataataagataaaatcagATAAAACTGTTTCACGagcttaaatgatttttttttaaaaaaataaataaataatatcacatGAATGACATTTTCTGTTACTAAATTCCCGTGGACACGGACACAATTTTGGAGGCCGGGTGTGAGAGAGGGGCGGTCCCTTGTTCTTTACATCGCTCCGCGGTgattaaagaaacaaaaccTAGTGAAATGGTGAGGGCGAGCTTTACGATTCTCAGAGATGCAGGGAATGGGCTCTGTAAGACTCTCTCGGAAATACTGGTTTGTCCGCTCTCCAAGCAACCCTTAAggttattttcttaaatttatttgttaatggTGGTGGTTCTTGTGAAGTAAATGTGTTTGTTAATCTAATTGGTTGTGGGTTTTCTTTGTAGATATTGTGAGGAAACGAATTCTCTAATTAGTGACGCTATTGGCGTTTCTTTTCCTGTGAGCTCTACTTCCATCCCCTGCATTTCAGTTTACATTTGTCTAGAATCATCGTCAATAGCTAATAACCGAAGCTTATTTTCAGTGCtggatttttgtttttagattttcgCTTATTTTAGCAATCGCCCAAGTTCCCGGATGAAGGGATTTGCCATAACTACTATTTTGTTCAGTAAAGTATGTATTAGGGAGCGTTGACTCGTTTTGTGAATTGCAAAATACAATAACCCTATTTGTTTCGTAGTCTGAATTTAATGTGCGGTACTATATGATacaaatattttccttttggaTCCTGTCGCACTCATATGGGTATGATTTTTTCGTTGTTCATGTATTTGCTAGATAAAGGATGGGATCCCTTGCTTGGTTCCGAATGATGGCAAGATAACGGAAACTGAAGACACTTCAAAAACTGATGATTCAGTTGATTCATCTTcgacaaaaaattaataatgagGAGGTAGTTCTTATGCTGTATTGTGAGGTTTGATATGTTGGGGGTCACAATTAAAATGGCTTGTTGTCATTATAGGTGAATTTCTATCTGAAAATTCCTTCCTATGTTTGTAAGCCACCATTGTATTTGTGCAAGAAAATTGAAGAACATGTTCACGAATATTCTCAGAAAATGATCATATTTCTTTCATGAAGATAAGTTGTTGAAAAGTTAAAAGTGTTTGTTTGTTACCACTGCATCGTTGTTCTCCTCAACTAAGGGGAGAGACATTTTTTTATGTACAGTATGTGTTTATTAatggaattattattattttttcctgaAGAATCTTTTAAATCtggaaattctttttttttttggcccccTCTTAAGTGATCGGACTTAAAACAACTAAGTTTGTCTGTTAATAGCCATGGAATGATGAATAGATCGGTCGATATGTcaattctttataacattgttcaaattttatttgttgCTCTCTCTTGGGTTAACTTCTGTAAAAGTACTTTGATATTCAACCCTGTTGTTATTACATCAAAGAAGAAGGCATGGGAGTGGCGGCCTGAGTTGTGTTTTATATATGTGCCCACGGCGAGGAGAAGTTGAAATAAGTTCCACTGTCTCAACCAGGTTTCATGTCTCTTTTTGTTATGATGGGGTGGTTCGATAGGATCACACCAGATCAACATGTTAATGCTTCAAATATTCAGCCCCGTCTAGGAGTTGGTAGGAAGCACAGAAGCACGTTTGGCGATAAGCTGGTACTGGTTtcattctattaaaaaaatcccTCTTGCTGAACTGGTATatcaaatgagaaataatatttacagttataaagTGTGTAAGTATCACGTACtcttaaaaaatgagtaaatatgtgactcacatgaaaaaactaattttaaggtggactttacttttttcaaaagaaatatgctGTGCTTGCATAGTCAtgattgtatctaatattactcaaatCAAATATACTAACTAAGTACACGTTGGCACAGTTATGTAAATAAGAGATGTCTCAACCGGTTGAGTTGTCACAATCAGTCTTTATTTGCTTTGCATTCCTTGTGCAGATTTTTTCCAACTGCTTTTGGACATTCGGTATAGGGTTTAGGAGttatttatgtaggttaccTAGTAGACCTCTTGTCATATAACCTTCTTGCTGGAATTGCAAGCAATTGGAGCTCTCCTCTCCCCCTCTTTCTGTGGAAAAATACGGAGTGAGGCctccaattcaattcaatttatgAAGAGActatttttgtttcttaatAATAACATCACAAAATTATTATTCCTGGTTAGTCTTGGAAATATGGAGCAATGAACAGTAGTTTTATTCAACCATATTATGTTATCATACTCGTATATGAGAAGATATGGTCAAGCAGTTTCAAAGACACTGACAATTTGCAATGGCTGGAAGTGATCATTCCCCACCTACAGAGCAATCTTGGAGGATTCCTTTGTTCTTTACGTTTTGCCTTTAGAGCATAGACCAAAACTTTAGCTCTCAAGATGGTCGTGCATATTGTAAGGTTATAATTGTTCTATCAAAAGTTGTATTGATGTGACGAGTACAACTTCTACCCCACCTACCTCATGAAAGAAATGAAACTTGACTTGTGGATTTGTTCCCTATACATATTCTTTCATTAAGAAAGCAGAAAAAAGGTCAAATGTAGCACTCTGCTTAGGTGCAACCGCCTTGTGTTGGTCACTTCTGGAAATCGTCTCTGCCAATCTAATTAAAAAACCCTTACAAACCACGCAAAACAAGTGAGCAAAAACAATGATCAGCTACTTTCAGGCACTGCTCTCCAACTAAATCCTCCTCTTATTAAGGATCTGTTAGAAAGGTTAAGACTCTGTCAAACTAAATGGATTTCAGTAAGCTGGTGTCCTTTTTATACGATTTCATTGGTCCAAGAGTGCAGCCACGTTTCAAGGGATTTCCATCTTCTTACAAGGGGCTGAAATGGGAGGATCTGCAAAAGGTTAAGGAAGATCCTCCAATGTCCCCACATGGGTCTGGGTCGAGCTCGGGTGAGCTTCTTGAAGTTGAGCagtgttgtgtgtgtttgtcAAGATTGAGGAAGGGGCAGGACACGCGTACTCTACCTTGTCTGCATGAGTTTCATAAGGTCTGCGTTGATAGGTGGTTCGATGCGTGCAGGAAAACCTGTCCAGTTTGCCGGTTTTCCATTGGAGGAGAAGACAATTTTCATATACAGGAAGTGCTCACGGATGAGATGGTGATatggttttcttcttttcatgTAGCTGGTTTCTAGCCTGAGAATTGTAATTAATCTTGGCATTTGGCACATGATGAATAAATGAAACAACGCTTTCATGGATGGATGCACATTCCTGTTGCCTCAATCAAAACGGTACGCCCAAGCTAGAATGTTtgctcctttttgtttgctattTCCTCCTGACCGTTGCACCACTCATTCCCATTCTTCGTTTAATTTGCAGTGGCAGTAGATAATATATTGAGCGGCGCTACTCTGCCGGCTAAGTAGCACCGCTAGTAcacttttaaacttttttattttttatttttactttcacattttttaatatatttaaatattaaaaaaaaatacatcaatacatttaaaatcattttcttaattattaaataaagcaaaaaataatttactgaGAGGTCAACTAGAGCGGTAAATCTTGGGCAGCATAGTAGCttttttctaatatattatCAAGACTGGAGTCCAAATGAGGAAATATATTCCTTCAGTTATGTATTAATGAATAGATCCGTCATTTATATACAAGGAATGAATAAGcgggaaaataaatttaaaatagactAGACTAACTAACTAAACTATATATCTAATACCTTCCCTTCAAGCTGGAGCATGAATGTTAACAATGCCCAGCTTGGAAAATagagaagaaaacaaaggaaagcCAAGTGGCTCTGTAAAATAATCAGCAAGTTGATATTGGATGAAACATGAAATGGTCTAATAATTCTAGCTTGAATCTTGTCATGAATAAAATGACAATCGATCTCTATATATTTCATGCGTTTATAAAAAAGGGGGTTGTTGTCACAGTACAATGCAGCGACTTGAGAATGAGGGACTTGTAAGTCATGAAGTAAGGAAAGAAGCCAAACTACTTCACAAACAGTAGAGGCTATAGCTCTATACTCTACCTCAACTGAGGATATTGAAATTGTTGGCTGTTTCTTTGACTTCCATGAAACAAGAGAGCTACCAAAAAAGATACAAAAACTAGTAATTGATCTTCTTGTGTCATTACACACCCCATCTGAGGCAGCAAAAGAAGTTAAATGGAGAGTAggattggaaggaaaatgcaatCCCTGGCCAAGTGAAGCTTTGATGTACTATAACACTCGATAATCAGCATGTAGGTGAGGCTGTCTAGGAGAATTAAGGGTGTAACGGGTCCAGTTTGGtccattttcatataaattttgggATTAAACCGATAACActagtttttcattttcaagaaCTGATCTCGAACCGGTtcccctcctaaaccggtactacCTGTTTTATTGGTTTCGGTTTGGTTTAGTACGATTTTTCGATTTTAATCAAGTgccaatatcataaaaaattgtaattttctaatgtatactaattaattaaaccaaaatgtaattaatataataatgtatattagtattactaatatattatatatttatcaaaaggaatatgttgagaatttattagaccataaaacttaattaatatatattttatactaataacatatgatcaaacaaatgttcatatttaaggttaaaattttatattataaattataatataaaattatttgatataatatgaaaaattaatttttatatatactttgtAAACCGGCCTGGTCTGGTTCCAGAAAGCCAAGAACCAAAACCGGATCGGATTTAACCGGTTTTTAAAATGTAGGAATTGGTCTCGAACCAGATCGGTTCAAAACTGTCCGGTTCAGTTCAGGCTTGTTCTTTGATTTTGTTGATTTAAATTTTCACGCCTAAGGAGAATCCATGAATTGGCTAAGTGTATGAACAACAAATgtgatatatggtctggttatgATAAGGTAAAGTAGCCTACCCACCAAATGTCTATAGATTGTAGGATCATCTACAATAGGCCCATCAAATCAAGAAAGTTTGACGTTTTGTTCCATGGGAGTCTTGACAGGTTTGGAACCCAAATAGCCAATGTCTGATAAAATGTCTAAAGCATACTTTCTCTGAGAAAGAGAAATTCCAATGTTGTTTCTAGCAACCTCCAGTcccaaaaaacattttaaagatCCAAGATCTTTAAGCTTAAACTTTTGATCAATAGATGTCTTAAAAGAGTTGACAGATTCTATATCATTGCTTGCAATGggaatatcatcaacatacaccaACAAAGAAATGAAAGTAGAACCTTGAGATCGAGTAAAAATGGAGTAATTAGCCTTTGACTGTATAaaaccatgttcaaggatggTAGAAGAGAATTTAGCAAACCATTATTGTGAAGCCTGTTTCAAAACATATAATGACTTATTGACCTAACACACTCTATTATCACCTTTATCACCATATCCTGGAGGTAATGACATATAGACTTCTTCTAACAAGTCTCCATGAAGAAAGACATTATTGACATCTAACTAAATTAGATGCTATCCTTCAACTGCTGCTATAGTTAGAAGACATTTCACTGTAACCATTTTAGCAATTGGCAAAATAATCAACACCTTCCTGTTGTGTAAAGCCCCTGGCAACCAATCTTGCCTTAACCTCTCAAGAGAGCCATCGGACCTAAGCTTCACtttataaacccatttgcatCCAATTGGACTCTTTCCAAGTGGAAGAGTGGTCAAAGTCCATGTATTGTTATATTCCAAAGTTACAACTTCCTCAACCATAGCAAGTCTCTAATGAGGAAACTTAACGACTTGAGGATAATATTGAGGTTCAAAATTAGTAGAAAAGGCTAGGCAAAGATTTTGTGGTTATGAGACAAATGAGAATATAAAAGTGAATTGGAAAGAGAATATTGCTTACCTGATAAAGGACCAAAAAAATCGattggagaagaagaagagcaagCTTGTGAAGATGCCAAATGGCAATGGTTATCCTACAAATAACCATGTGACCTGTGTACTCTAGAAGATTTTCTAGTTGGAAGATTAGAAAGAATGGGCGCATTGTCAGATTGAGTGTGTTTAGGAGAAAGAATTGGAGTGTGTTTAGGAAGATTAGGAATAGgttgaagaagaacaagagaagGAGTTTGAATATGAGTGATATTTTTAGACATTGACTCAAAAGGAAAGATGTGTTCATGAAAAACAATATCTCGAGAAACAAAAATTGAATGAGAATCAAGATAATAGAGTTTGTATCCTTTAGTTGCAAGAGGATAACCAGGAAAAATACATCTATGAGCTCAGGGGGCAAATTTGGATCTGTTATGAACAAGAGTAGGAGCATAGCAAATTGACCCAAACACTTTGAGATGGTCATATGAAGGTGGTTTTTTGAAGAGCAATTAAGAGGGAGTCTTATTTGCCAATAGAGGAGAAGGAATTATTTTGATCAAATATATTGCAGGAAGAATACAATTAGACCAAAAGGTTAAAGGAAGATTGGATTGAAAAAGGAGAGCACGAGCAACATTAAGAATATGCTGATGCTTCATCTCAACAACTAAGTTTTGTTGAGGagtagctacacatgataactGATGCAAAATTCCTTTGGTGGAAAAGAAATGGTGCATAGCAAACTCACCACCATTGTTAGTACGAATGATCTTAATTTTAGAATTGAACAGATTTTCAACCATAGCTGTAAAATGTTGTAGTAAAACTCGAGCATCAGATTTGGATTTTAATGAGTAAACCCAAGTATTACTAGAGTAGTCATCTACtatggttaaaaaaatacataaaaccaTCTATGGATTGAGACTGAAATGGCCCCCAAATATCACAGTGTATAAGCTCAAAAGGACAAGAAGAATTATTCTCACTAACAGAAGGAAAGGgtaattgttgaacccaagatttcaagttttgtgtaattatatatttacacatggattttgatgataacaaatgaattcaaagaataaagaagtctcaagctcaagttgtctacacaatggagtcaagcacatcaaggaaacaagcatgagcaagaagggaacaagttcacattaaaattatagagtaatgttgtaaatctcttcaaaattcgaaattaggattaatgctcaaaattaatattttatcataaagcattaaaatacattttccacatgtgcatgaatatttttgaaaattaaatttgaaaattttgaaagatgattgattgtcatattttgcatgtgcatgccttgattaaagggttgaactttgaaaatattaaaaatgattgattgtcatctttcacacgtgcatgttttatttgaatattttcaaaagtgattgatgcttttttagacttatacaaaaagtaaaagattaggtttgaattttttgaaaaggaaagtgtgctccttttgttatatgcaaaaagtaaaagattaggtttgaattttttgaaaaggaaagtgtgctcattttgtcatatgccaaaagtaaaatattagatttgattttttttgaaaaagtgaatgatgttgtctttgacatgtgaatctttttaaatttgaatatgaagtctcatatgcctataaatagatcatttgagagcttcacatacacaacaccaagagcatacaacattcattcaaagctttcattctctcttctctaagcattgagccttaatccttgttcattttgagagatatagtttgcgctgtattgttcttatttcactcattgaggagtgttttctgataacctactcactatcagcttttatatcagaaaaagggtatgtataacccttgtgcgtgtagaaaatattctacacgggaaatagttgaatcactacgtgtaaggtgattgcaagtgtagagggtgttctacacggatcatttgtagcggtgttgttcaaaggtgtactaggtttctatctccacctgaaggaggttgaatagtgaatttgggaatcctcaaggggtagcttgaggcgaggacgtaggcagtggggccgaacctcgttaacatactgagtttgcttctctcttacccttactctttatatttattgttatttcatattttgtttatattttatattatatatttgatttataattgttatttttttaatacaactcaatttaccccccctcttgtgttagtcatctgggcaacagtaaTCTCTTGTGTTTAGCAAGAGGACAAATATCACAATGTGTGGGATTATTATCATAAACATGAGAAACTATATAAGATAACAATTTCATTCTAGAAAAGGAGGGATAACCCAACCTTTTATGCCAAACATCAAAATTACTATGACTAAAAGAATTAACAAAATGTGAAATAGAAGCAAGGTTGAGAGACACGTCTTTTGAGTCAATAGGATGGTCTGGTTGCAGTAAGTATAATACTTCCTTGGCTTTACCTTTCCCAATCATTCTCTAATGGATGAGGTCTTGAATAAAGCAAGCATGACACAGAAAATTATACAATAAGAAGAAGAATTGATGAGCTTACTAACAGATAGAAGATTAAAACGAAAGGAAGGTACACATATCACATTGTGTAAGACAAGAGATGGTAAAAGATGAATGGAACCAAATTGAGTGACTGGGGCAGAAATTCCTTAGGCAATTTCACAAACGAGTCATGAGCAGGTTGAGAAGAAGTGAGTAAAGAAATAGAATGGACCATATGATTCGTAGCACTAGTGTCAATGATCCAATCATCAAAAGCAATAGTTGAATTATGAATTTCCTTGATGGAAAATACATAATGTTGAGAAGGCAAAGTGGAAAGAAATTAACCCAAGAGGTGTTcaagaggagaagaagatgtTACATTGGCTGTTTGTGATGGAGAAGCATGAGATTCAGAATTGAGAAGAGCCAAAAACTGTTGGCACTGCTGTGGTGTGAGAGGCAAGGCAGAATTGGAGTCAAACGAGGTAACTTGATGAGCTAAAGATGAAGGTTTAGCTATGGATTGATATCTAGAAGGATATCCATGCAACTTGAAGCATTTATCAACAGTGTGTC
This genomic window from Carya illinoinensis cultivar Pawnee chromosome 7, C.illinoinensisPawnee_v1, whole genome shotgun sequence contains:
- the LOC122314959 gene encoding uncharacterized protein LOC122314959 isoform X2, yielding MVRASFTILRDAGNGLCKTLSEILVCPLSKQPLRYCEETNSLISDAIGVSFPIFAYFSNRPSSRMKGFAITTILFSKVCIRER
- the LOC122314959 gene encoding UPF0434 protein ECH_0194 isoform X1 → MVRASFTILRDAGNGLCKTLSEILVCPLSKQPLRYCEETNSLISDAIGVSFPIKDGIPCLVPNDGKITETEDTSKTDDSVDSSSTKN
- the LOC122316152 gene encoding E3 ubiquitin-protein ligase RNF165-like; translated protein: MDFSKLVSFLYDFIGPRVQPRFKGFPSSYKGLKWEDLQKVKEDPPMSPHGSGSSSGELLEVEQCCVCLSRLRKGQDTRTLPCLHEFHKVCVDRWFDACRKTCPVCRFSIGGEDNFHIQEVLTDEMVIWFSSFHVAGF